The following DNA comes from Alienimonas californiensis.
ACGGGCGGGCGGGGTGCGCCGAGGTGGACTACCTCGTCGGCAAGACGCCGCTGTCGGAGTACCTGCGGAGGGGGCTGGCGGCGCTGGGATTGCGGTGACCTGCGACGACGACGCGGGCGTTGCCCTTGTCGGGAACTCCGGACGCGAGACGCCGTGGCCATGGTGCACCGAAATAGAGTCCGCCACGATGCGGTCCCGCTCCCCCGGGTCGCCCGCCCGACGCGCCACGAAGTCTCCCCCGCCGCCGTCGTGATCTTCACTGCCTTTGTGGCGGAGACGTTGATCGTCTCCTGGACCCGCCGGACGCCCTCACGCCCTTCACGCAGCCGGGCATCGTGTCGATCTCGCTAGGCTTCCTGACCCCGATCTCTGTCAGCCTGCTGACCCAGCGGCAGACGGTCCCGGCGGCGAACTGCGATTGGTGGGCGGCCGGATGCGTTCGCTCACGCGGTCGATGAGCGGGTCGCCGCAGCAGAGGACGAGGGACGGTCTGAGGGGTTTCCGAGTCACGGCGCCATCAGGCGGAAACCGGGACGGTCAATCCCCGACCGGCGGAGCAGCCGCAACGGGTGGCCGGCCGCAGCACGAACGTCGGCACGCTGAAGACGGCCCCGGAGACGCCGCAGGTCGCCCCCGCCGCCCGAGACGGCCTCGTGCCCGCGTGAGACCGTCGCAGGGACGCACGCGAGAGCGGAGGCGGGCTGGAGGCGTGGCGGCGACGGGGAAGGTGCCCCGGCCAATGCAGACCGACCTCGCCCGGGTAGCCGCGGCGTGGCCGGCACTGTCGGACGCGGTGAAGGCCGGCGTGCTGGCGATGGTCGGAGCGAGCGGCGGGTGAGGGGGTGAGGGGGTGAACTGGAGGCGTCGTCGGAATCAGGTGGACGGTTCGCCGCCATTGCAGGGCGGCGTCGAAATGTTCCGGAAGAGATCCTTGATAGACTGCCGCGTCGGCGGAGTTAGCCCCTGAGTGCTGACCCAATGCTCGTAATCCTGGCGGATCACCGGGTAGACCTTCGCAGCACAGCGGAGGAAGTCCATCAGGCAAGAGTTGAGGACAGTGAGAGCGTAGGCGTGGCCACGTTCTTCGATTAGCTGGGAAAGCCGTTTGTCGTCTCCGTAGTCTGCGGAGCTATGCAGGAGGCCGGCTCCGTACATGTACATCTGCAACACCTGCCTCCGCGTGGCTCCGCCCGCGTCGTAGGGCGCAGGCGGGGAATCAACCAAGGCCACAAACTGCTCCTTCTCGTGGTGTACCCATACCCGCTTCCGCTGATCGCCGACGTGTTCTAGGTACGTCTCGCAGGCTTTGGCAAACAGCTTGTCCTTAGCGTGGAGCTGGCGGAAGTATGCAAGCACCGCTTGGGACTGATGGTCGGTTGGGAATGCGGTTTCTTGGACGGTGGTGTCGCCTCCGTGCCGCGAAGCGGTCCAAGTGGCTGTGTGCGGCGATCGCCGCCAGTCGCTCTCTTGGATCCTCTCGACCACTTCTAAGAATTGAGCGATGCAGTTCGCCCGCTTCACATTCCACTTCTTGGTGTTGACCGCAGGTGTCGGTCCCAAACGTAGCACGCTCCCGGGATCGCCCATGATGATCGGAAACTCCTGCCCCGAGACATGCTGGATCATTTCGTACATAGAGATGGGCCGACCTTGCTCATCTTCCGTATAGTCCGGGTCGATGCCGCCAATGTTGGCTCCACGACTCGCGGCGGAGTTCGCCGACATGAAGGACTCACGGTCGTTCTGGGGCACCTCCTGAAAGTGCTCTCGGAAGCGAAGCAACGTGCGGCCGCTGGGCAGTGACGCTGAGGAGACAGTCACCACCACCTCATCAAAGCCTTTCGGGCTATGCGGAGACCGGTTTCCTGCGACCAAGACCTCCCGCAGTTCCTGACGCTTTGACACAGAGAGGCGGTCCGGGTCGATCCAATACCACTTCACGTAAAGCGGGAACGGATTCTCCCGCGTGCGGTCGAAACACTGAACCGGGCAGATGATCACGGGAAAGCTGGTCTGATCGGCCATGATGCTGTCTGAGAAGGTCGAACTGTTATTCCAGTTCCGCACCATACCGTTTGAGAGCGTGCTGCCCCCGCATCCCTCTGGAAGGCAGGTTCCTGCGGTTTGCCTCCGGGGGCTGTTGTGATGCCGCCAACAGAACACGACCCTGCCAGCATGACCGCCCGCACTGCCTTGCCGCTCGCATTACTTTGCCTCGCCTTCGGCTGCTCGCCGGACCTGGAGCCCGAACCGGTCCCCGCCCCGTCGCCCGCCGAGACGCGGCCGGCCGACCCGCTCCCGGCGGACCCGCTGCCGAGGCCGACGGAGGCGAATCCGACGCCCGGCGAAGCGGTCCCGGCGGCCGACGACGACGTGGTGGTGGCGACCTGGAACAGCGGCCCCCTGTTCTCCGTCGCCGACGCCCAGGCCCGCTCCGACGACTTCGCCGCCCTCGCCGCCCTCGCCGCCGACGTGCGGCCGGACGTGCTGCTACTGGACGAGATCACCTCCCTGGAGGTCGCCCGGACGGTCGCCGAAGCGCTGGGCCTGCCGACCGGGCCGGAGCACGTCGTCGTCAGCGACTTCAACCCGAACGACCTTGCCCAGTACAGCAGCTTCGAGCTGGCGATCCTCTCCCGCTTCCCGCTGACGAACGCGGTGGTGTTCGACCGCGGCCCTGAGGGCGGCGCCCGGCCCGGCTAGCCAGAGGAGCGCCGGCTGGAACGGGTCGATCTGGACGGGATCGCGGACATGGGCGTCGGCCGCGGGTTCCTCGCCGCGGACGTGCCCGCCTTAGGGCTGACGGCGGTGGTGACGCACCTGAGTCGTCCAGCGGCGCCGAGGGCGACAGGGACCGCGACAACGCTCGCAAACGCGAGCTGGTGGCCGCCGCGATGGCCCGACACGTCGCGGAGCGGCTGGGAGAGAACCCGAACCTGACCGCCGTGGTGGGCGGGGACTTCAACGTGGGCGAGACCGATCTGGCCAAGAGCGGGACCGATCCGGCCGACGACCGGACCGACGGCTACGACGACACCCACGCCCTGCTCGCCGGCGGGCTGGTGGACGGCCTGCGGCTGCGGAGCCTCACGCGGGAGATGGGCAATACCTACTGCGACACCCGCGGAGACGGCGTGTTCCCGTACCCCGGCGTCGGCGCCATTGACGTGCTCTACGTCGGCGGGGCGGAAGCCGAGCGCTTCGGGGAGGCGAGCCGGGGCCGCGACACGTTCGGCAGCGATCGCTACCCGGTCTGGGCGGAGCGGGCCCCTTAAACCCGAACGCGGCCCTCGCCGGCGCGTGCACCGATCGAACCGACCCTCGAGACGTTGACGCTGACAGCAAGGCTTGGATCAGCTCCTCCGGCTCTCCGCCGCCTCGCAAGAGTTCGACTTAACCATCTTCCGAGACGGCCTCGGAGAAAATCTCCGCTCCCATGCTGCGTGAGACCGCCGCGTCGAGTCCCTCCATGCTGACGGCCCGAGAGCGCATCAGCTTGTACAGCCGTTCGAGGTGGCCGTCGCCCGTGAAAATCGCCGCGAAGGCGCGGGCGAGGTCGTCCCGGCTAATATAGGAGACCCAGCCATGCCGCACCGGGTACGGGAGCTTCCCGATGCGGATCAGGTCGGGGATCCAATCCGCGACCGGGTCGAGGTACAGGCCGCCGCGGGTGATCATCCAGTCCAGCCCGGACAGCCGGAGATTCGTTTCAGCGTAAAGCAGGAACTGGGCGACGTTGAAACGGGGAGTCCGGCTCCGCTGCCATAAAACTGGCCGGCACGACGCGGTTCACCTCGGTGTCCTGCGCCGCCAGCGTATCGGCGTGCTGCCGGATGCGTGGCTTTACCCCGGTGAGGCTGGGTATCAGCATCAGCACGTCAATTCCCTTGGATGTCGTTCGCATCGCCGCAGGATCGTCGTAGTCGCACCTCCGCGACTTTCTTGCGGAGAGCATCGGCCCGGTCGGGGTTTCGGGTGCCGGCGAGAACCGTCCCGCGGCGATCGACCAGCCGGTCGACAACCTGGCCGCCGGGGGCACCGGGGCACCGATCACGAAGATCGTCATCCTTCGTTTCGGGCGGGATGGCGATCCGCGAGAGTCGTACGAAGGCGTGGCCCTTCCATACTCGCCCGCGGTGGGCTTTACCTCAGGGAGCCCAACTGTCCAAACCCCCAGACGATGGGCGACGTCGGCCACGCGCTGGCGGAGTTCGTGCGGGAGGTCGCCCCGGACTTCGATTACGTCGTGCTCGACAGCCCGCCGGACGTCTCGAACCTGCCGACGTGGAGCTGCCTGATGGCGGCCGAGCACGTGCTGGTTCCGATCGTCCCGGAGACGTTCAGCGCCCAGGCGATCGCCGGCGTGGACCGCACGCTGGCGACCGCCCAGGCCGCCAACCGCAAGCTGCGATTCCTCGGCTACGTGGTGAACCTCCGCAAGACGATCAGCACCTACCACGAGGCCAACGAGGAGCGGCTGCGGGCGATCCACGGGGACCGCGTGCTGAACACGGTGCTGACCAATCTGACGGCGTTCGCCGAGGCGCAGGGGCTGCGGAAGTCCGTGGCCGAGTACGCCCCGAACTCCGCCGCCGACAAATTGACCCGCGAGTTCTGCGATGAAGTTTTGGTTCGCATCGAACGCCAAGCCCAAGCCCGAAAGGCGGCCTGACATGAGCAACGGAAAATACGCCTCCTTCGCCGGCGCCGATCTGGACGCCGATTTCCGCGTCC
Coding sequences within:
- a CDS encoding exonuclease/endonuclease/phosphatase family protein, with product MTARTALPLALLCLAFGCSPDLEPEPVPAPSPAETRPADPLPADPLPRPTEANPTPGEAVPAADDDVVVATWNSGPLFSVADAQARSDDFAALAALAADVRPDVLLLDEITSLEVARTVAEALGLPTGPEHVVVSDFNPNDLAQYSSFELAILSRFPLTNAVVFDRGPEGGARPG
- a CDS encoding exonuclease/endonuclease/phosphatase family protein; translated protein: MAAAMARHVAERLGENPNLTAVVGGDFNVGETDLAKSGTDPADDRTDGYDDTHALLAGGLVDGLRLRSLTREMGNTYCDTRGDGVFPYPGVGAIDVLYVGGAEAERFGEASRGRDTFGSDRYPVWAERAP
- a CDS encoding Rossmann-fold NAD(P)-binding domain-containing protein, giving the protein MITRGGLYLDPVADWIPDLIRIGKLPYPVRHGWVSYISRDDLARAFAAIFTGDGHLERLYKLMRSRAVSMEGLDAAVSRSMGAEIFSEAVSEDG
- a CDS encoding Rossmann-fold NAD(P)-binding domain-containing protein, whose protein sequence is MTIFVIGAPVPPAARLSTGWSIAAGRFSPAPETPTGPMLSARKSRRCDYDDPAAMRTTSKGIDVLMLIPSLTGVKPRIRQHADTLAAQDTEVNRVVPASFMAAEPDSPFQRRPVPALR
- a CDS encoding ParA family protein yields the protein MGDVGHALAEFVREVAPDFDYVVLDSPPDVSNLPTWSCLMAAEHVLVPIVPETFSAQAIAGVDRTLATAQAANRKLRFLGYVVNLRKTISTYHEANEERLRAIHGDRVLNTVLTNLTAFAEAQGLRKSVAEYAPNSAADKLTREFCDEVLVRIERQAQARKAA